The proteins below come from a single Arthrobacter sp. zg-Y1171 genomic window:
- a CDS encoding TraR/DksA C4-type zinc finger protein, with amino-acid sequence MPKKAPTAPRKTIRGTPEPTAVALQTPTPRTSTPQTPPTPQTPLTPQTPPELDAAYFARLIDERMEHTREQISTLTAVIREVTLAAKDIPADDEHDPEGTTVSVERANEVALLAAAETSLLELMEARERLNTDSYGICERCGTAIPAARLEIRPETRFCVECASARRR; translated from the coding sequence ATGCCTAAGAAAGCACCCACGGCCCCGCGCAAAACCATCCGCGGAACTCCCGAGCCAACAGCGGTCGCGCTGCAGACTCCCACCCCGCGGACTTCAACCCCGCAGACCCCGCCCACCCCGCAGACCCCACTGACTCCACAGACCCCGCCGGAACTGGACGCGGCCTACTTCGCCCGCCTGATCGACGAGCGGATGGAACACACCCGTGAGCAGATCAGCACATTAACGGCCGTGATCCGGGAAGTCACCCTGGCCGCCAAGGACATTCCGGCAGACGACGAACACGATCCCGAAGGAACTACGGTTTCCGTAGAGCGGGCCAACGAGGTGGCACTCCTGGCCGCAGCGGAAACATCGCTCCTTGAACTGATGGAGGCACGGGAACGCCTGAACACCGATAGCTACGGCATCTGCGAACGCTGCGGGACGGCGATCCCGGCGGCCCGGCTCGAAATCCGGCCCGAAACCCGCTTCTGCGTGGAGTGCGCTTCAGCCCGCCGGCGGTAA
- a CDS encoding bifunctional 2-polyprenyl-6-hydroxyphenol methylase/3-demethylubiquinol 3-O-methyltransferase UbiG, which translates to MMVDTFYNEPRLVALYDEDNAGQWDTDFYAGLIGDKPLRIADVGCGTGSFAVRLALAGHTLTGVDPASGMLEVARSREGGERVTWLQGTAADLPQGPFDAALMTGHAFQCLLTEAAILETLTAVRSRLVPGGTFYFETRNPAAKAWLEWDSGNAGPSVQESSAGTLEVEWELISVEDQPDGALVTFEDRTVFRSDGERFISRSTLKFVRAEVLKDLLDRAGFRSVDWYGDWEGGPFMEASSREIIVAAHRRT; encoded by the coding sequence ATGATGGTTGACACGTTCTACAACGAGCCGCGGCTCGTGGCTCTCTATGACGAAGACAATGCCGGGCAATGGGACACCGACTTTTATGCCGGCCTTATCGGCGATAAGCCGCTCCGCATCGCCGACGTCGGATGCGGCACCGGCAGTTTCGCCGTGCGTCTGGCGCTGGCGGGCCACACGTTGACCGGCGTCGATCCGGCCTCCGGCATGCTGGAGGTGGCGCGGTCTCGCGAGGGCGGCGAGAGGGTCACCTGGTTGCAGGGCACCGCCGCGGATCTGCCGCAGGGTCCGTTTGATGCTGCCCTGATGACCGGGCATGCGTTTCAGTGCCTCCTGACGGAGGCCGCGATCCTCGAAACGCTGACGGCCGTTCGATCCCGGCTCGTGCCCGGCGGCACCTTCTATTTCGAGACCCGGAATCCTGCGGCGAAGGCCTGGCTGGAGTGGGACAGCGGCAATGCTGGCCCGTCGGTCCAGGAATCTTCGGCGGGAACGCTGGAGGTGGAGTGGGAGCTGATCTCGGTGGAAGACCAGCCCGACGGCGCGTTGGTCACGTTCGAGGACCGCACCGTCTTCCGGTCCGACGGCGAGCGGTTCATCAGCCGCAGCACCCTGAAGTTTGTGCGGGCAGAGGTGCTGAAGGACCTGCTGGACCGGGCCGGGTTCCGATCCGTGGACTGGTACGGGGATTGGGAGGGCGGGCCGTTCATGGAAGCGTCCAGCCGGGAGATCATTGTGGCTGCTCACCGACGAACCTAG
- a CDS encoding GNAT family N-acetyltransferase, whose amino-acid sequence MSITIRLATEADFDDIRRITREAYLHGNHIEADNPYVKELENVEDRAKHTELWVAELDGKVAASAAITYAGQPYTDIAIEGELEFRMLAVDPTLQRGGVGRAMVNAIVDYARNKDGIEAVSLTSMTTMLNAHALYLSCGFERVPERDWTVPGEDYILWVFRKAV is encoded by the coding sequence ATGAGCATCACCATCCGGCTTGCCACCGAGGCTGACTTTGACGACATCCGCCGGATTACCCGTGAGGCTTACCTGCACGGCAATCACATCGAGGCTGACAACCCCTACGTCAAGGAACTGGAAAACGTCGAGGACCGCGCCAAGCACACCGAGCTGTGGGTAGCAGAGCTCGACGGCAAGGTGGCTGCCTCCGCCGCAATCACCTACGCGGGCCAGCCCTACACGGACATCGCCATTGAAGGCGAACTGGAATTCCGGATGCTCGCCGTGGATCCGACCCTCCAGCGCGGGGGAGTGGGCCGCGCGATGGTTAACGCCATTGTCGATTACGCCCGGAACAAGGACGGTATCGAGGCCGTCAGCCTCACCAGCATGACCACCATGCTGAACGCCCACGCCCTCTACCTGTCCTGCGGGTTTGAACGCGTTCCGGAACGGGACTGGACCGTTCCCGGCGAAGACTACATTCTCTGGGTGTTCCGCAAGGCCGTTTAG
- a CDS encoding GNAT family N-acetyltransferase, which yields MTANPTATRWPVITPRLTIRPAEAEDLPRMFEYRRKPEVAQWMTAQPTDVDAFVERLRQPEHLAATFAVEQAGTLVGDLYLARQDAWAQQEVEELARGTQAEIGYVIAPEFAGQGYASEAVTALMRVCFEDLGLRRVVAECFADNTASWRVMEKAGMRREGRFRQGSLHRSGRWLDDLRYALLADEWHASGAGGSAVAD from the coding sequence ATGACCGCGAATCCCACGGCCACCCGCTGGCCCGTCATCACACCCCGCCTCACCATCCGTCCCGCCGAAGCCGAAGACCTGCCGCGCATGTTTGAGTACCGACGGAAGCCCGAGGTCGCGCAGTGGATGACAGCCCAGCCCACGGACGTGGACGCCTTCGTGGAGCGGCTCCGGCAGCCGGAGCATTTGGCGGCCACCTTTGCCGTAGAACAGGCCGGAACCCTCGTCGGTGACCTTTATCTTGCCCGCCAGGACGCGTGGGCGCAGCAGGAGGTAGAGGAGTTGGCGCGCGGCACGCAGGCCGAGATCGGCTACGTCATTGCACCGGAGTTCGCCGGGCAGGGGTACGCGAGCGAAGCTGTAACTGCACTAATGCGCGTCTGCTTCGAGGACCTGGGCCTGCGCCGGGTGGTGGCGGAGTGTTTCGCCGACAACACCGCTTCCTGGCGGGTCATGGAAAAAGCCGGGATGCGGCGTGAGGGGCGGTTCCGCCAGGGGTCCCTCCACCGTTCGGGGCGCTGGCTGGATGACCTCCGCTACGCGCTCCTGGCCGATGAATGGCATGCATCCGGGGCCGGCGGAAGTGCCGTGGCAGACTAG
- a CDS encoding HNH endonuclease signature motif containing protein has translation MPVDDAAGTTGTAGTASARSDDSFNSDPAKDAGTATGGAESPADIYPDGFTGTLALQNLEAFDEQTVGEALSRMAHLLAWTQALEARLVHRMEQIFRDRFQAASGRVEPGMAFSLAASECAAILNVPEVTGQRLLSEANRLCGTHSATLAGLEEGRFSYQHAQVVLEQCQNVPPDKLPGFEADLLAAAEGQTRAQFSAKARRLREKKFPETVSKRHLTALEQRKVILDREEDGMSCLSAWLRAAEAQQIYTALSTAARGEQAGGDSRSTDQLRADILAQLLMGSSRGLFTSPGTPDETGTGRGTGVRRTTGRTDTDTGADAATQDEEGSGFGGASEGAPYRRSRPDEEIVPRAEIMVLISAETLFGADDKPAELHGYGPISAEEARRLARNAVGWTGLAQDPQTGEILGVGRRRRVPAGLRRWLRARDGTCRFPGCRVSTANSDIDHTTDWAQGGPTDHGNLEHLCRRHHRFKTLGYWKASQSVPGVIEWTSPTGRVYRTEPFLELDLPGPAVSRSTDPRQENFTQTDSRPKSSVRHESRQEQAPPF, from the coding sequence GTGCCCGTCGACGACGCTGCTGGGACTACTGGAACTGCCGGCACTGCATCCGCTCGGTCTGACGATTCGTTCAACTCGGACCCAGCGAAGGATGCCGGGACCGCTACCGGCGGTGCTGAAAGTCCAGCCGACATCTACCCGGATGGCTTCACTGGGACACTGGCCCTGCAGAACCTTGAAGCCTTCGACGAGCAGACGGTCGGTGAAGCCCTGTCCCGGATGGCGCACCTGCTCGCGTGGACGCAGGCGCTGGAAGCCCGTCTGGTGCACCGGATGGAACAAATTTTCCGGGACAGGTTCCAGGCCGCGTCGGGGAGGGTCGAGCCCGGTATGGCGTTTAGTCTTGCGGCGTCGGAATGCGCCGCCATTTTGAACGTTCCGGAGGTGACGGGCCAGCGGCTGCTGAGCGAGGCCAACCGGCTGTGCGGCACCCATTCCGCGACGCTGGCCGGGTTGGAGGAGGGACGGTTCTCGTACCAGCATGCGCAGGTGGTCCTGGAGCAGTGCCAGAACGTTCCGCCCGACAAGCTGCCAGGGTTCGAAGCGGACCTGTTGGCGGCCGCTGAGGGTCAAACGCGGGCGCAGTTCTCGGCTAAGGCCCGGCGGCTGCGGGAAAAGAAGTTTCCAGAGACCGTCAGCAAGCGGCACCTGACCGCGCTTGAGCAGCGGAAGGTCATCCTGGACCGGGAAGAGGACGGGATGTCCTGCCTGTCGGCCTGGCTACGGGCTGCGGAAGCGCAGCAGATCTACACGGCACTCAGTACTGCGGCCCGGGGTGAGCAGGCGGGAGGGGATTCACGTTCCACGGACCAGTTGCGTGCGGATATTCTGGCGCAGCTGTTGATGGGCAGCAGTCGGGGACTCTTCACCTCGCCTGGAACCCCGGACGAGACTGGAACCGGGCGTGGGACCGGAGTCAGACGCACCACCGGGCGCACTGACACTGACACTGGCGCTGACGCAGCCACCCAGGACGAGGAAGGAAGCGGCTTTGGTGGCGCTTCGGAGGGTGCGCCCTATCGCCGTTCCAGGCCGGACGAGGAAATCGTCCCAAGGGCGGAGATCATGGTCCTGATCAGCGCCGAAACCCTCTTCGGAGCCGACGACAAGCCGGCAGAACTGCATGGCTACGGGCCCATCAGCGCCGAAGAAGCCCGCCGACTGGCGCGCAACGCCGTCGGATGGACCGGACTGGCGCAGGATCCGCAGACCGGAGAGATCCTGGGCGTGGGTCGGCGCAGAAGAGTCCCGGCCGGGCTCCGGCGCTGGCTCCGGGCGCGGGACGGAACCTGCAGGTTCCCGGGCTGCCGGGTGAGCACCGCGAATTCGGACATCGACCACACGACCGACTGGGCCCAAGGCGGACCCACGGACCATGGGAACCTGGAACACCTGTGCCGTCGGCATCACCGGTTCAAGACCCTGGGTTACTGGAAAGCCTCCCAATCCGTGCCGGGGGTAATTGAATGGACCTCGCCGACAGGCCGGGTTTATCGGACCGAGCCCTTCTTGGAACTGGATCTGCCAGGTCCGGCAGTAAGCCGGAGTACGGATCCCCGGCAGGAGAATTTCACCCAGACGGATTCAAGGCCCAAGAGTTCAGTGCGGCACGAGTCCCGGCAGGAACAGGCACCGCCATTCTGA
- the gatC gene encoding Asp-tRNA(Asn)/Glu-tRNA(Gln) amidotransferase subunit GatC — MSEINREAVAHLARLAHIEMTNDELDKMAGELDVIVDSIKSVSEVAGEDIPATSHPIPLVNVFREDVVGQTLTNEEALSGAPDNAAGRFKVPAILDEE, encoded by the coding sequence ATGTCTGAGATCAATCGTGAGGCTGTGGCGCATCTGGCGCGGCTGGCCCACATTGAGATGACCAACGACGAGCTGGACAAGATGGCCGGCGAACTCGATGTCATCGTGGATTCGATCAAATCCGTAAGCGAAGTTGCCGGCGAGGACATCCCGGCAACCTCCCACCCCATCCCGCTGGTCAACGTCTTCCGTGAAGACGTTGTGGGGCAGACGCTGACCAATGAAGAAGCACTGTCCGGAGCCCCGGACAACGCCGCCGGCCGCTTCAAGGTCCCTGCCATCCTGGATGAGGAGTAA
- a CDS encoding inositol monophosphatase family protein: MMPLPDAADPLELLEVAREAAAAGAAVLAQRSAGGLNAVNKSADGDWVTDFDTAAEVAVREVLARLRPHDVVLGEELEPAVPVHPSGIRWSIDPLDGTTNFIRDIVYYGTSVAAVNDDGEWLAGVVHAPALVRVYSAARGHGAWLAEHGSVRKLTGPDPQRVGKLLGTGFSYDASVRSEQYAALPQLAGQFADVRRLGSAALDLCMVADGSLDAYIERGLNEYDYAAGALIAEEAGVPVQRPPQPADDAERLDAVTVAGAALLG, from the coding sequence ATGATGCCGTTGCCCGACGCAGCTGACCCGCTGGAACTGCTCGAAGTGGCCCGCGAGGCTGCCGCAGCGGGTGCCGCTGTGCTGGCACAGCGCTCTGCCGGCGGCCTCAACGCGGTGAACAAGAGTGCCGACGGCGACTGGGTCACGGACTTCGACACCGCCGCCGAGGTGGCGGTCCGGGAAGTCCTGGCCCGCCTGCGTCCGCACGACGTCGTGCTGGGGGAGGAGCTGGAACCGGCTGTCCCGGTGCATCCCTCCGGCATCCGCTGGTCCATCGATCCGCTGGACGGCACCACCAACTTCATCCGCGACATCGTCTATTACGGCACCTCGGTGGCGGCGGTGAACGACGACGGCGAGTGGCTGGCCGGCGTCGTCCACGCTCCGGCGCTGGTACGCGTGTATTCGGCGGCCCGCGGGCACGGCGCCTGGCTGGCAGAGCACGGCAGTGTCCGGAAGCTCACCGGTCCCGATCCCCAGCGCGTCGGAAAGCTGCTGGGCACCGGGTTCTCCTATGATGCTTCGGTGCGTTCCGAGCAGTACGCGGCCCTGCCCCAGCTGGCCGGGCAATTCGCCGATGTGCGGCGCCTGGGGTCCGCGGCCCTGGACCTGTGCATGGTGGCGGACGGTTCCCTGGACGCCTATATCGAGCGCGGTCTCAACGAATACGACTACGCAGCCGGTGCCCTGATTGCCGAGGAAGCCGGTGTGCCTGTCCAGCGTCCGCCGCAGCCTGCCGACGATGCCGAGCGGCTCGACGCCGTCACTGTCGCCGGGGCAGCGCTGCTGGGTTAG
- the ligA gene encoding NAD-dependent DNA ligase LigA, giving the protein MSTAKTSPEPTDTEAAVESVSTDAPPAEDLREEYQTLAEQVRRYRFAYYNEDAPLVSDAEFDRLYRRLEELEALHPELVTNDSPTQEVGGEVSAAFAPVEHLQRMYSLEDVFSLDELDAWIRKAEASVANIAPGAQIKWLTELKIDGLAVNLLYRNGELVRAATRGDGTTGEDITHNVLTIASIPRTLKGEDLPAEMEIRGEVFIPSKEFAHLNETMVEAGKAPFANPRNAAAGSLRQKDPEVTARRPLSMYVHGIGAREGLNVASQSETYELLKQWGLPTSPYYKVLDTYEEVLKYIADNGEHRHDLSHEIDGIVVKVDDFGLQRALGNTSRVPRWSVAYKYPPEEVNTKLLDIRVNVGRTGRVTPYGMMTPVLVSGSTVEMATLHNQDVVKAKGVKIGDTVVLRKAGDVIPEIVGPVVALRDGTERDFVMPTHCPSCGTELKPAKEGDVDIRCPNSKSCPSQLRERVFHLAGRGAFDIEALGWEAAIALTSPAEPETPPLTSEAGLFDLLIEDLADVRIERPKRVKGVVDGTELVPYFYTKGTAKKPSVPSATTHKLFTELEKAKTQPLWRVLVALSIRHVGPTAARALAGAFGSMDAIRAATEEQLAHVDGVGPTIAAALKEWFAEDWHREIVDAWAAAGVRMADERDESVPRTLEGLTVVVTGTLPNFSRDEAKEAILTRGGKASGSVSKKTDYVVAGENAGTKLDKAEQLGVRVIDEDGFRTLLAEGSVPGGPVPESEPTEESE; this is encoded by the coding sequence GTGAGCACAGCCAAGACATCTCCTGAACCCACGGACACCGAAGCCGCCGTCGAATCGGTCAGCACAGACGCCCCGCCCGCAGAAGACCTGCGCGAGGAGTACCAGACACTTGCTGAGCAGGTGCGCCGCTACCGCTTCGCGTATTACAACGAAGACGCACCCCTGGTTTCGGACGCGGAATTCGACCGGCTCTACCGCCGCCTGGAAGAGCTCGAGGCGCTGCACCCCGAGCTGGTCACCAATGACTCACCCACCCAGGAAGTAGGCGGCGAAGTATCCGCCGCCTTCGCCCCGGTGGAACACCTGCAGCGGATGTACAGCCTCGAGGACGTTTTCTCCCTCGATGAGCTCGACGCCTGGATACGCAAGGCCGAAGCCTCCGTTGCAAATATTGCCCCCGGTGCGCAGATCAAGTGGCTCACCGAGCTGAAGATCGACGGCCTCGCGGTCAACCTGCTCTACCGCAACGGCGAACTGGTCCGGGCCGCCACCCGCGGGGACGGCACCACGGGCGAGGACATCACCCACAATGTACTGACCATCGCCTCCATCCCGCGCACCCTCAAGGGCGAGGACCTCCCGGCGGAAATGGAAATCCGCGGGGAGGTCTTCATCCCCTCCAAGGAATTCGCGCACCTCAACGAAACCATGGTGGAAGCGGGCAAGGCGCCCTTTGCGAACCCGCGCAATGCCGCTGCCGGTTCCCTGCGGCAGAAGGACCCCGAAGTCACCGCCCGCCGCCCGCTGAGCATGTACGTGCACGGCATCGGGGCACGCGAAGGACTCAACGTGGCGAGCCAGTCCGAGACCTACGAACTGCTGAAGCAGTGGGGACTGCCGACGTCGCCCTATTACAAGGTGCTCGACACCTATGAGGAAGTGCTGAAGTACATTGCCGACAACGGCGAGCACCGGCACGATCTCTCCCACGAAATCGACGGCATCGTGGTCAAGGTGGACGACTTCGGGCTGCAGCGCGCCTTGGGCAACACGTCCCGCGTGCCGCGCTGGTCCGTGGCCTACAAGTACCCGCCGGAGGAAGTGAACACCAAGCTGCTGGACATCCGCGTGAACGTGGGCCGCACCGGCCGGGTCACGCCCTACGGGATGATGACGCCGGTGCTGGTCTCCGGCTCCACGGTGGAAATGGCCACGCTGCACAATCAGGACGTGGTGAAGGCCAAGGGCGTGAAGATCGGCGACACCGTGGTGCTGCGCAAGGCCGGCGACGTGATCCCCGAAATCGTGGGCCCCGTCGTCGCACTCCGCGACGGCACCGAACGCGACTTCGTGATGCCCACCCACTGTCCCTCCTGCGGCACGGAATTGAAGCCGGCCAAGGAAGGGGACGTGGATATCCGCTGCCCCAACTCCAAGTCCTGCCCCTCCCAGCTGCGCGAGCGGGTGTTCCACCTGGCCGGCCGCGGTGCCTTCGATATCGAAGCGCTCGGCTGGGAGGCAGCTATCGCCCTCACCTCGCCGGCCGAGCCGGAAACCCCGCCGCTCACCAGCGAGGCGGGTCTGTTCGACCTGTTGATCGAAGACCTGGCCGACGTGCGGATCGAACGGCCGAAGCGTGTGAAGGGCGTGGTGGACGGCACCGAACTCGTGCCGTACTTCTACACCAAGGGCACCGCCAAAAAGCCGTCCGTGCCCAGCGCCACCACGCACAAGCTGTTTACCGAGCTGGAGAAGGCCAAGACCCAGCCGCTGTGGCGGGTCCTCGTGGCCCTGTCCATCCGGCACGTAGGCCCGACGGCGGCACGCGCCCTGGCGGGTGCCTTCGGTTCCATGGACGCCATCCGGGCTGCGACGGAAGAGCAGCTGGCGCACGTCGACGGCGTCGGACCCACCATCGCCGCGGCGCTGAAGGAATGGTTCGCCGAGGACTGGCACCGCGAGATCGTGGACGCCTGGGCCGCCGCAGGGGTGCGGATGGCCGACGAGCGCGACGAATCCGTGCCGCGGACGCTGGAGGGCCTGACCGTCGTCGTCACCGGCACGCTGCCCAACTTCAGCCGCGACGAGGCCAAGGAAGCCATCCTGACCCGTGGCGGCAAGGCTTCCGGCTCGGTCTCCAAGAAAACCGACTATGTGGTGGCCGGGGAGAACGCGGGCACCAAGCTGGACAAGGCCGAGCAGCTGGGTGTGCGTGTGATCGACGAAGACGGCTTCCGCACGCTGCTGGCCGAGGGGTCCGTGCCGGGCGGGCCGGTACCTGAATCCGAGCCGACCGAGGAGTCCGAATGA